A stretch of DNA from Brevibacterium sp. CBA3109:
GTGATCCTGGCTGTCCTGATCCAGACGGCGATGCTCCTCCTGCGTCTGGAGACGGGGCGGGAGCTCTGGGTCATCGTGCTGTTTCACATCGTCGGCACGGGAATGGAGATCTTCAAGACCTCGATGGGTTCGTGGAACTATGCCGCCGGTGGCGTTCTCCACATCGCGGCCGTGCCATTGTTCACGGGGTTCATGTACGCCGCGGTCGGCTCCTACATCGTGCGCGTCTATCGTCTCTTCGACCTGCGGTTCAGTCACTACCCGCCGAGGTGGATCACCGCGGTCATCGCCGCAGCGATCTATCTCAACTTCTTCACCCACCACTATGTGGTCGATGTGCGCCTGTTCCTCGTCCTTGCGGTCGGGGTGGCCTTCTTCCGGTGTCGCATGCACTTCCATGTGCACCGTGTGACTCTGCGTATGCCGGTCCTCCTCGCGTTCGTGCTGGTGGCGTTCTTCATCTGGATCGCTGAGAACATCGGCA
This window harbors:
- a CDS encoding DUF817 domain-containing protein, which produces MADQHELTRLEQLLDRFANRHLTRVPAGVREFLVFGIKQAWACLFGALMLLAIIVTAWWYPDGASLARNDLLVILAVLIQTAMLLLRLETGRELWVIVLFHIVGTGMEIFKTSMGSWNYAAGGVLHIAAVPLFTGFMYAAVGSYIVRVYRLFDLRFSHYPPRWITAVIAAAIYLNFFTHHYVVDVRLFLVLAVGVAFFRCRMHFHVHRVTLRMPVLLAFVLVAFFIWIAENIGTVTGAWLYPSQIGGWEMVPVTKLVAWFLLMMISVVLVTFIYPPKPPDEARSPDNLS